The Micromonospora sp. NBC_01740 genome includes a window with the following:
- a CDS encoding aminopeptidase P family protein, with protein sequence MTEGRTDSRPADGTGSHDPDFPEAFLAFMRQGWRDTTLPVGPRPEVPNHARRRAALSAAFPGETLVIPTGGEKVRANDTDHPFRPGSDFVYLTGDHDPDGVLVLRPNGSGHDATLYMRPRSSRRTDEFFRSRHGELWVGRRHTLAEKSAELGLPTADLTELDATLADLAPGRTRVLRGFDARVDTAVRPYDGHRAEGQPARDRELAIAISELKLVKDEWEIAQLQDAVDATVRGFEDVARALPADRGVSERLLEGIFALRARHDGNDVGYGSIVGAGEHATILHWVHNHGATRPGELLLMDMGVENRNLYTADVTRVLPVDGRFTPLQRQVYDAVHAAQQAGIDAIRPGVAFREVHLASMRVLAQALSDLGLLPVGVDEAMDGRSTVYRRWTLHGTSHMLGIDVHDCANARKEKYRDGTLGEGYVLTVEPGLYFQPEDELVPEELRGIGIRIEDDILVTATGAVNLSAGLPRAADEVETWLAEQREAGPRLPD encoded by the coding sequence ATGACCGAGGGACGTACCGACAGCAGGCCGGCGGACGGCACCGGGTCGCACGACCCGGACTTCCCCGAGGCGTTCCTGGCGTTCATGCGGCAGGGCTGGCGGGACACCACCCTGCCGGTCGGCCCGCGGCCCGAGGTGCCGAACCACGCCAGGCGCCGGGCCGCGCTCTCGGCGGCCTTCCCGGGCGAGACCCTGGTGATCCCCACCGGCGGCGAGAAGGTACGTGCAAACGACACCGACCATCCCTTCCGGCCGGGCAGCGACTTCGTCTACCTCACCGGCGACCACGACCCGGACGGGGTGCTCGTGCTGCGGCCGAACGGGTCGGGCCACGACGCCACCCTCTACATGCGGCCCCGGTCGTCGCGGCGGACCGACGAGTTCTTCCGCAGCCGGCACGGTGAGCTGTGGGTCGGTCGGCGGCACACCCTGGCCGAGAAGTCGGCCGAGCTGGGTCTGCCCACGGCGGACCTGACCGAGCTGGACGCGACGCTGGCCGACCTGGCGCCGGGGCGTACCCGGGTGCTGCGCGGCTTCGACGCACGGGTGGACACGGCCGTGCGCCCGTACGACGGCCACCGCGCCGAGGGCCAGCCGGCCCGCGACCGGGAGCTGGCGATCGCCATCTCGGAGCTGAAGCTGGTCAAGGACGAGTGGGAGATCGCCCAGCTCCAGGACGCGGTCGACGCCACCGTCCGGGGATTCGAGGACGTGGCCCGGGCGCTGCCGGCGGACCGGGGCGTGTCGGAGCGCCTGCTGGAGGGGATCTTCGCGCTGCGCGCCCGGCACGACGGCAACGACGTCGGCTACGGCTCGATCGTCGGCGCGGGCGAGCACGCCACGATCCTGCACTGGGTGCACAACCACGGCGCCACCCGGCCGGGCGAGCTGCTGCTGATGGACATGGGCGTGGAGAACCGCAACCTCTACACCGCCGACGTCACGCGGGTGCTGCCAGTCGACGGCCGGTTCACCCCGCTCCAGCGCCAGGTCTACGACGCCGTGCACGCCGCGCAGCAGGCCGGCATCGACGCCATCCGCCCCGGCGTGGCGTTCCGGGAGGTCCACCTGGCGTCGATGCGGGTGCTCGCCCAGGCGCTGTCCGACCTGGGCCTGCTGCCGGTGGGCGTCGACGAGGCCATGGACGGGCGGTCGACGGTCTACCGGCGCTGGACGCTGCACGGCACCAGCCACATGCTCGGCATCGACGTGCACGACTGCGCGAACGCCCGCAAGGAGAAGTACCGGGACGGCACGCTGGGCGAGGGCTACGTGCTCACCGTCGAGCCCGGGCTCTACTTCCAGCCGGAGGACGAGCTGGTTCCCGAGGAACTGCGCGGGATCGGCATCCGGATCGAGGACGACATCCTGGTCACCGCGACCGGCGCGGTGAACCTCTCCGCCGGGCTGCCGCGCGCC
- the asnB gene encoding asparagine synthase (glutamine-hydrolyzing) yields MCGLLAFFSARGDAAAHRDNIAGALECLHHRGPDETGVEVVGDASGRYADGVFAHKRLAIIDVASSQEPLSYANGRYLLTFNGEIYNYIELREELIRSFGAQFATAGDGEVIVAGFHYWGEQVLTRLRGMFAFVIWDRQERRAFGGRDYFGIKPLHYLETADGLYLASEKKALLPFAHSNYQGDAGIDTANLSHYLTLQYVPEPGTLHKGISRIGSGEYLTWTPGGRIDVRRWYRPVFRPTPVDDEQRLYHEIRETLRESVRMHMRSDVPVGSFLSSGIDSTAVVALAREFNPNILTFTVGYDVPGYSEIDVAQDSARHLDVTTIPTKIGPYDMIEALPKIVWHLDDPVADPALVPLYFVAKKAAEHVTVVLSGEGADEFFGGYTIYREPLSLSSVNGLPDGVQKGLRAVSKAIPQGVKGKSFLERGTTPIEQRYYGNARMFTEEEKQHLLRRYDPSVRYTDVTAPIYAECTELDDVTKMQYVDLYTWLRGDILVKADRISMAHSLEVRVPFLDRAVFDVASRIPVDLKLPPRSDATKYAMRQALQGVVPPAIVNRKKLGFPTPTRVWLRGEMYEWARHVLSTSGAGDLLDLSYAMRLLEEHKREEADHSRKVWTVLIFCIWHAIFVAKTLDPGIQRNQSALLTKPVVGSMVR; encoded by the coding sequence ATGTGCGGACTCCTGGCCTTCTTCAGCGCGCGCGGCGACGCCGCCGCCCACCGCGACAACATCGCCGGGGCGTTGGAATGCCTGCACCACCGCGGACCGGACGAGACCGGTGTCGAGGTGGTCGGCGACGCCTCCGGCCGGTACGCGGACGGGGTGTTCGCGCACAAGCGGTTGGCGATCATCGACGTGGCCTCCAGCCAAGAGCCCCTGTCCTACGCGAACGGGCGCTACCTGCTCACCTTCAACGGCGAGATCTACAACTACATCGAGCTGCGCGAGGAGCTGATCCGGAGCTTCGGCGCGCAGTTCGCCACCGCCGGTGACGGCGAGGTGATCGTCGCCGGTTTCCACTACTGGGGCGAGCAGGTGCTCACCCGGCTGCGCGGCATGTTCGCCTTCGTCATCTGGGACCGGCAGGAGCGCCGCGCGTTCGGCGGCCGGGACTACTTCGGCATCAAGCCGCTGCACTACCTGGAGACCGCCGACGGCCTCTACCTGGCCTCGGAGAAGAAGGCGCTGCTGCCCTTCGCGCACTCCAACTACCAGGGCGACGCCGGCATCGACACGGCCAACCTCAGCCACTACCTGACCCTGCAGTACGTGCCCGAGCCCGGCACCCTGCACAAGGGCATCAGCCGGATCGGCTCGGGTGAGTACCTGACCTGGACCCCGGGCGGGCGGATCGACGTGCGCCGGTGGTACCGGCCGGTGTTCCGGCCCACCCCGGTCGACGACGAGCAGCGGCTCTACCACGAGATCCGGGAGACGCTGCGGGAGAGCGTCCGGATGCACATGCGCTCCGACGTGCCGGTCGGCTCGTTCCTCTCCAGCGGCATCGACTCGACCGCGGTGGTCGCCCTGGCCAGGGAGTTCAACCCGAACATCCTGACCTTCACCGTCGGCTACGACGTTCCGGGCTACTCGGAGATCGACGTCGCCCAGGACTCGGCCCGCCACCTCGACGTGACGACCATCCCGACCAAGATCGGGCCGTACGACATGATCGAGGCGCTGCCGAAGATCGTCTGGCACCTGGACGACCCGGTGGCCGACCCGGCCCTGGTGCCCCTCTACTTCGTGGCGAAGAAGGCCGCCGAGCACGTCACCGTGGTGCTCTCCGGCGAGGGCGCCGACGAGTTCTTCGGCGGCTACACCATCTACCGCGAGCCGCTGTCGTTGAGCTCGGTCAACGGGCTGCCCGACGGGGTGCAGAAGGGGCTGCGGGCGGTCTCCAAGGCCATCCCGCAGGGCGTGAAGGGCAAGAGCTTCCTGGAGCGCGGCACCACCCCGATCGAGCAGCGTTACTACGGCAACGCCCGGATGTTCACCGAGGAGGAGAAGCAGCACCTGCTGCGCCGCTACGACCCCTCGGTCCGCTACACCGACGTCACCGCGCCCATCTACGCCGAGTGCACCGAGCTCGACGACGTCACCAAGATGCAGTACGTCGACCTCTACACCTGGCTGCGCGGCGACATCCTGGTCAAGGCCGACCGGATCTCGATGGCGCACTCGCTGGAGGTGCGGGTGCCGTTCCTGGACCGGGCGGTGTTCGACGTGGCGTCCAGGATCCCGGTGGACCTCAAGCTCCCGCCCCGCTCCGACGCCACCAAGTACGCGATGCGCCAGGCGTTGCAGGGCGTGGTGCCGCCGGCCATCGTCAACCGCAAGAAGCTCGGCTTCCCGACCCCCACCCGGGTCTGGCTGCGCGGCGAGATGTACGAGTGGGCCCGGCACGTGCTGTCCACCTCCGGCGCCGGCGACCTGCTCGACCTGTCGTACGCGATGCGGCTGCTGGAGGAGCACAAGCGGGAGGAGGCCGACCACTCCCGCAAGGTGTGGACGGTGCTCATCTTCTGCATCTGGCACGCCATCTTCGTCGCCAAGACCCTCGACCCGGGCATCCAGCGCAACCAGTCCGCCCTGCTCACCAAGCCCGTGGTCGGCTCCATGGTCCGCTGA